A portion of the Lolium rigidum isolate FL_2022 chromosome 1, APGP_CSIRO_Lrig_0.1, whole genome shotgun sequence genome contains these proteins:
- the LOC124663847 gene encoding BTB/POZ and MATH domain-containing protein 2-like has product MTADRLLARQWPNGYFCPLCMCNLETTAHLFVECPLSRTIWERVATPFDLRGKLAEAIWNIKKVDVHIEVGGETFPAHRWVLEAQSPVFKTELSLASTADMTTKLRIDDMDSEVFKALLRFMYTDSPPETSQLQEAAMAEKILVSADRYKLDRLKLICEKALCQHVDMSSLAATLALAERHHCSVLTAACIKFLSSPGNLEAFIAADGVKQLKECCPSALLDLAVKN; this is encoded by the coding sequence ATGACGGCTGATAGACTTCTGGCGCGGCAATGGCCAAATGGCTACTTCTGCCCACTTTGCATGTGCAACCTCGAGACTACCGCGCACCTGTTCGTCGAGTGCCCCCTTTCGCGCACGATTTGGGAGAGGGTTGCTACGCCGTTCGACCTGCGCGGGAAACTCGCAGAAGCCATTTGGAATATCAAGAAAGTAGATGTCCACATCGAGGTCGGCGGGGAGACGTTTCCCGCGCACCGGTGGGTACTTGAGGCCCAATCGCCCGTCTTCAAGACGGAACTGTCGCTCGCCTCGACCGCCGACATGACCACCAAGCTACGCATCGATGACATGGACTCCGAGGTGTTCAAGGCTCTGCTCCGGTTCATGTACACGGACTCGCCTCCGGAGACGAGCCAGCTCCAGGAGGCGGCGATGGCGGAGAAGATTCTTGTCTCCGCGGACAGGTATAAGCTGGACAGGCTGAAACTCATCTGCGAGAAGGCGCTGTGTCAGCACGTCGACATGAGCTCTCTGGCTGCCACTCTAGCGTTGGCCGAGCGGCACCATTGCTCGGTGCTGACCGCGGCGTGCATCAAGTTCCTCTCTTCCCCTGGTAATCTTGAAGCGTTCATAGCGGCGGATGGGGTCAAACAGCTAAAGGAATGTTGCCCCTCTGCTCTGTTGGATCTCGCGGTGAAGAACTGA